In Thermoanaerobaculia bacterium, one genomic interval encodes:
- a CDS encoding DUF4388 domain-containing protein, translated as MELTEAFHGSLADVSVPTVLHRIVEVRARGTLTLSRPGETIHLFFVDGELKTAATTRRGMRIGEALLLHGLVEEDQIEGALRSIHAGRHPRIGRTLVEKGLLSREVLDAEIRRHFEEIFYSAFAWKSGDFAFAPETGRLDPDVALDLPTAALIMEGVRRTPADRHLDELGDPVHFVRATKLAERVESLQLNSGEAYLLSLCDGKTRLRDLLRLGGSREDAAQTLYTLLAAGLIALSPELPPAPPHEPWDTSPLLLPIDLSGAHGRPDDAVRQKQARIAYLEANACLERDDRYGAVVLLQDCIRIAPENSEYHFRLAGALAFNRLWRQRALDQYREAFRLDPLREELMIEFGELLFVCREYGEAREIARSLVDRYPSKRNRELLSRCEGALDQSGGATGFETSPSAGTPTRR; from the coding sequence CGGGAGTCTCGCGGACGTCTCCGTTCCGACGGTCCTCCATCGGATTGTCGAGGTTCGCGCGCGGGGCACCCTCACGCTCTCGCGACCGGGCGAAACGATCCACCTCTTCTTCGTCGACGGCGAGCTGAAGACCGCCGCCACGACGCGACGCGGAATGCGCATCGGAGAAGCGCTCCTGCTCCACGGCCTCGTCGAGGAAGATCAGATCGAAGGCGCGCTCCGGTCGATCCACGCCGGACGTCATCCGCGAATCGGCAGGACCCTGGTCGAGAAGGGGCTTCTCTCCCGGGAGGTGCTGGACGCCGAAATTCGCCGGCACTTCGAAGAGATCTTCTATTCCGCCTTCGCCTGGAAGAGCGGCGACTTCGCGTTCGCTCCCGAGACGGGCCGCCTCGACCCCGACGTCGCGCTCGACCTTCCCACGGCGGCACTGATCATGGAAGGCGTGCGCCGGACGCCGGCAGACCGGCATCTGGACGAACTGGGCGACCCGGTGCACTTCGTGCGCGCCACGAAACTCGCCGAGCGCGTCGAGTCCCTCCAACTCAACTCCGGCGAGGCCTATCTCCTGTCGCTCTGCGACGGGAAAACCCGCCTCCGCGACCTCCTGCGCCTCGGCGGCTCCCGCGAGGATGCGGCGCAGACCCTCTACACGCTGCTCGCGGCGGGGTTGATCGCGCTCTCACCGGAGCTTCCGCCCGCGCCGCCGCACGAGCCGTGGGACACGAGCCCGCTCCTCCTGCCGATCGATCTTTCGGGCGCCCACGGGAGGCCCGACGACGCCGTCCGCCAGAAGCAGGCCCGGATCGCCTACCTCGAAGCCAACGCCTGCCTCGAGCGGGACGACCGTTACGGCGCGGTGGTTCTTCTCCAGGACTGCATTCGGATCGCTCCCGAGAATTCGGAATATCACTTTCGGCTGGCCGGCGCGCTCGCCTTCAACCGGCTCTGGCGACAGCGCGCGCTCGATCAGTATCGCGAGGCGTTCCGGCTCGATCCCCTCCGGGAGGAGCTCATGATCGAATTCGGGGAGCTTCTCTTCGTCTGCCGCGAATACGGCGAGGCTCGCGAAATCGCGCGGAGCCTCGTCGACCGCTATCCGTCGAAGCGCAACCGCGAGCTTCTCTCGCGATGCGAAGGCGCGCTCGATCAGTCGGGAGGCGCGACCGGTTTCGAAACATCACCGTCCGCGGGAACTCCCACTCG